In Mercurialis annua linkage group LG5, ddMerAnnu1.2, whole genome shotgun sequence, a single genomic region encodes these proteins:
- the LOC126680201 gene encoding type IV inositol polyphosphate 5-phosphatase 9 isoform X1, giving the protein MPGNRAGEIMWPGLVASKILKTRLGSNNFVADFPSNNNTAHHHYEVDDSSKLGQPSLSADSIFNHNDKVDTNNYKVFVSTWNVGGIAPDEDLDMEDWLDTPNICDIYVLGFQEIVPLRASNVLGSENSKNSMKWNSIIRKALNKKIINNYDENSNNVPKDFRCVISKQMVGILISVWVRSDLRPYIRHPCVSCVGCGIMGCLGNKGSVSVRFWVHKTSFCFICSHLASGGREGDEKLRNSNVAEILSRTSFPKGPSLDLPSKILDHDRVILLGDLNYRISLPEATTRLLVDKKEWNSLLENDQLTTELKSGQVLEGWHEGTIKFPPTYKYCPNSNVYFGCIEGKKGAKWRAPAWCDRIVWYGEGLKQHSYTRGEAKFSDHRPVKAIFSAEVETLRTLKGLQQFFLSERFDQITNEFDQISSTDNFLCNGRLSFKI; this is encoded by the exons ATGCCTGGAAATCGAGCAGGAGAA ATCATGTGGCCGGGATTGGTAGCAAGCAAGATCTTGAAAACAAGATTAGGAAGCAACAATTTCGTAGCAGATTTTCCGAGTAATAATAATACTGCTCATCATCACTATGAAGTTGATGATAGTTCAAAATTAGGTCAGCCATCTTTGAGCGCGGACTCCATTTTTAACCATAATGACAAGGTCGACACAAACAACTATAA GGTTTTTGTTAGCACGTGGAATGTTGGTGGAATTGCACCAGATGAAGATCTGGATATGGAGGATTGGCTTGATACACCCAACATTTGTGACATATATGTTCTTgg GTTTCAAGAAATTGTGCCACTAAGAGCATCGAATGTTCTAGGTTCTGAGAATAGCAAGAATTCGATGAAATGGAATTCGATAATTAGAAAAGCATTGAACAAGAAGATTATTAATAATTACGATGAAAATAGCAATAATGTTCCTAAAGATTTCCGGTGTGTGATTAGCAAACAAATGGTGGGAATATTAATATCAGTTTGGGTTCGGAGTGATCTTCGTCCTTATATCCGACATCCCTGTGTCTCTTGTGTTGGCTGTGGCATCATGGGCTGCCTTGGAAATAAG GGTTCCGTATCGGTTCGATTTTGGGTACACAAAACAAGCTTCTGCTTTATATGCAGTCATCTAGCATCAGGTGGTAGAGAAGGAGATGAAAAACTCAGAAATTCTAATGTTGCTGAAATTTTGTCGAGAACAAGTTTTCCAAAAGGCCCTTCACTCGATTTGCCAAGCAAGATTCTAGATCATGA CCGAGTAATTTTGCTTGGAGatttaaattatagaatttcaTTACCAGAAGCTACTACTCGATTATTGGTGGATAAAAAAGAATGGAATTCTTTGTTAGAAAATGATCAG CTGACTACTGAGCTCAAGAGTGGTCAAGTACTTGAAGGTTGGCATGAAGGAACAATCAAATTCCCTCCAACCTACAAATATTGCCCTAATTCTAATGTCTACTTTGGATGTATAGAGGGCAAAAAAGGTGCAAAATGGCGTGCTCCAGCATG GTGCGATCGGATTGTTTGGTATGGAGAAGGACTAAAGCAACATTCATACACAAGAGGTGAAGCAAAATTCTCCGATCACCGACCGGTGAAGGCAATATTTTCTGCTGAAGTTGAGACTCTAAGAACATTAAAAGGACTTCAACAATTCTTCTTATCAGAAAGGTTTGATCAAATAACAAACGAATTTGATCAAATATCATCAACGGATAATTTTTTATGCAATGGCAGATTAAGCTTCAagatataa
- the LOC126680201 gene encoding type IV inositol polyphosphate 5-phosphatase 9 isoform X2 — protein sequence MWPGLVASKILKTRLGSNNFVADFPSNNNTAHHHYEVDDSSKLGQPSLSADSIFNHNDKVDTNNYKVFVSTWNVGGIAPDEDLDMEDWLDTPNICDIYVLGFQEIVPLRASNVLGSENSKNSMKWNSIIRKALNKKIINNYDENSNNVPKDFRCVISKQMVGILISVWVRSDLRPYIRHPCVSCVGCGIMGCLGNKGSVSVRFWVHKTSFCFICSHLASGGREGDEKLRNSNVAEILSRTSFPKGPSLDLPSKILDHDRVILLGDLNYRISLPEATTRLLVDKKEWNSLLENDQLTTELKSGQVLEGWHEGTIKFPPTYKYCPNSNVYFGCIEGKKGAKWRAPAWCDRIVWYGEGLKQHSYTRGEAKFSDHRPVKAIFSAEVETLRTLKGLQQFFLSERFDQITNEFDQISSTDNFLCNGRLSFKI from the exons ATGTGGCCGGGATTGGTAGCAAGCAAGATCTTGAAAACAAGATTAGGAAGCAACAATTTCGTAGCAGATTTTCCGAGTAATAATAATACTGCTCATCATCACTATGAAGTTGATGATAGTTCAAAATTAGGTCAGCCATCTTTGAGCGCGGACTCCATTTTTAACCATAATGACAAGGTCGACACAAACAACTATAA GGTTTTTGTTAGCACGTGGAATGTTGGTGGAATTGCACCAGATGAAGATCTGGATATGGAGGATTGGCTTGATACACCCAACATTTGTGACATATATGTTCTTgg GTTTCAAGAAATTGTGCCACTAAGAGCATCGAATGTTCTAGGTTCTGAGAATAGCAAGAATTCGATGAAATGGAATTCGATAATTAGAAAAGCATTGAACAAGAAGATTATTAATAATTACGATGAAAATAGCAATAATGTTCCTAAAGATTTCCGGTGTGTGATTAGCAAACAAATGGTGGGAATATTAATATCAGTTTGGGTTCGGAGTGATCTTCGTCCTTATATCCGACATCCCTGTGTCTCTTGTGTTGGCTGTGGCATCATGGGCTGCCTTGGAAATAAG GGTTCCGTATCGGTTCGATTTTGGGTACACAAAACAAGCTTCTGCTTTATATGCAGTCATCTAGCATCAGGTGGTAGAGAAGGAGATGAAAAACTCAGAAATTCTAATGTTGCTGAAATTTTGTCGAGAACAAGTTTTCCAAAAGGCCCTTCACTCGATTTGCCAAGCAAGATTCTAGATCATGA CCGAGTAATTTTGCTTGGAGatttaaattatagaatttcaTTACCAGAAGCTACTACTCGATTATTGGTGGATAAAAAAGAATGGAATTCTTTGTTAGAAAATGATCAG CTGACTACTGAGCTCAAGAGTGGTCAAGTACTTGAAGGTTGGCATGAAGGAACAATCAAATTCCCTCCAACCTACAAATATTGCCCTAATTCTAATGTCTACTTTGGATGTATAGAGGGCAAAAAAGGTGCAAAATGGCGTGCTCCAGCATG GTGCGATCGGATTGTTTGGTATGGAGAAGGACTAAAGCAACATTCATACACAAGAGGTGAAGCAAAATTCTCCGATCACCGACCGGTGAAGGCAATATTTTCTGCTGAAGTTGAGACTCTAAGAACATTAAAAGGACTTCAACAATTCTTCTTATCAGAAAGGTTTGATCAAATAACAAACGAATTTGATCAAATATCATCAACGGATAATTTTTTATGCAATGGCAGATTAAGCTTCAagatataa